AATATGGAAGTCCACTTATCATAGTCGATTTTGGAACAGCAACGACCTACTGTTATGTCAATGAAAGCGGAGGTTATATGGGCGGAGCAATTGCGCCGGGGATTGGCATTTCAATGGAAGCCCTGTTTGATCGCGCTTCTAAACTTCCCAGAATTGAATTAGCGCGCCCTGATAACGTCGTTGGAAAAAACACGGTAGCCGCAATGCAGGCAGGAATTGTCTTTGGTTATGTCGGACAAGTTGAAGGTATCGTTGCCCGCATGAAAGCACAAAGTAAAGAAGAGCCAACTGTTATCGCAACAGGCGGCCTAGCAGATCTTATCGCTAGTGAAACAACTATCATTGATGTAGTCGATAACTTCTTAACGCTTAAAGGGTTACACCTAATTTATCAACGAAACGTATAAAATATTGAACCGATTTTAAAGGAGTAGATAATAATGAAAGATTATTTAGTAAAAGCATTGGCGTTTAATGGAACAATCCGGGCATATGCTGTCCGTTCAACAGACACGATTTCCGAAGTACAAAAACGCCATGATATATGGCCAACTACAAGCGCGGCTCTGGGTCGATCGATGTCGGCAGCAGTTATGATGGGCGCAATGCTAAAAGGTGAAGATAAATTAACGATTAAAATTGAAGGAGATGGACCCATCGGACCGATGGTAATTGACTCCAACGCTCACGGGGAAGTACGCGGCTATGCATCCAATCCTGATGTTCACTTTGAATTAAATGAAATGGGTAAACTAGACGTCAAACGTGCTGTTGGAACTTCTGGAATGCTAACAGTCGTAAAAGATTTGGGTCTTCGTGAATTTTTCACAGGCCAAGTTCCGATCGTCTCTGGGGAAATTGCCGAAGACTTTACGGAGTATTTTGTTGTATCTGAACAAGTTCCGTCGGCCGTTGCGCTAGGCGTGCTCGTTAATCCGGATAATTCGATAAAAGCGGCGGGTGGATTTATCATTCAAGTCATGCCGGGTGCAACTGATGAAACAATTGGTATCTTAGAAGAGCGAATCGCGAATATGGAACCGATATCGACAATGATTGATGGTGGATTATCCCCTGAAGAAGTATTAAGTTCAGTTCTTGGAGCTGAAAATGTAGAAATCCTTGACATGGTGGATGTTTCATTCAAATGTAATTGTTCAAAAGAACGCTTTGGCAATGCAATCATTGGCCTGGGTGAAAAAGAAATTCGTGAAATGATAGCAGAAGACGGCCAAGCCGAAGCAAATTGCCATTTTTGTTTGGAGTCTTATGTATATGATAAAGAGGAATTGGAAGGGTACATCCATGAGATTCAATCGCGGTCATAAAGAGGACCCGGAGAAAATTGGAACACGTAGATTGAAAGCGAAACCGCTTTTAATTGTAATCGGTATTCTGTTATTCAGTAATTTATTATGGTTTATCGCCTGGAAAGTAACGGATAAATCATGGGAAACCGGTGAAGTAGTTGCCACCGTCGACGGTAAAACGATTAAGCGTGAAACCTGGATGGCGGCAATGGAAGAAAAAATCGGCCGTGAAACGTTATTAGAACTCGTCAATAATAAAGTTATGGAAGCGGCAGCCAAAAAGTATAAAATAAAAGTTTCCGATAAAGAAATCGATCTGGAACTTGCGCTTATTCATTCATTGGACGATCAGATTCACATGGGCATGACCACCGAACAAGAGCGAGAAAAAATCAGCGCTTCGATGATTCTAGAAAAGATTCTGACAAAAGATATTGTCGTTAGCGATGAGGTGATTCAGGCAAGTTATGATGCTAATGCCGATTTATATAATATTGCGAGTGCTTACCGCACAGCAATTATAGTTCTTGCGTCAAAAGATGAAGCAGAGAATGCATTATATGAATTAAATGAAGGTTCGAGTTTTAACATATTGGCAAGAGAACGTTCAATCGATGCTTCATCAGCCAGTCTTGGCGGTGATCTCGGGTATATTAGCGAGAAAAAAGACTCCATCGATCCTGCGGTCATTAAAACAGCATCATCATTAAAACCTAATACAACGAGCGGAGTTATCTCCCTTTCAGATGGAAAATTTGCGATACTCCATGTTAGTGATGTCATGAAAGGGAAAACTTTTAAATTAAAAGAAGTAAAAGATCATATCAAGCGCAATCTCGCGATGGAACAACTAACTGAAACGGTCAGTATGGAAGACTTTTGGAAGGAATTCGATACTAGCTGGTTTTATCGCGAATAAAACTACTAAACTAGCAAAAACCATCTATTAGATGGTTTTTGTTGTTTTTAGGATTACTTACGGTGGGAGGGGGAAGATATAGGTAAATATATTTGACACTATGCACACTATCGTAGTAGGATTAATAGTATAAAGCATATCAAAATAGTAGGGATTAGGAGAGGGTACTATGACTATCGTTGGGAACTCAGTTGCGGATTTAGTGGGAAAGACACCGCTCGTTAAAATGAATCGAATGACAGGTGCCGAAGACGCAGATGTTTATTTGAAGTTAGAATATTTTAACCCGGGTTCTAGTGTCAAGGACCGGATTGCGCTGGCCATGATTGAAGAAGCTGAAAAGTCCGGTGAATTGCAAGCGGGTGGCACAATCATCGAGCCGACAAGTGGAAATACAGGAATTGGGTTGGCAATGATTGCAGCAGCAAAAGGGTATAAAGCAGTATTAGTCATGCCGGATACGATGAGTACCGAACGCCGAAACCTATTACGTGCATACGGTGCAGATTTGGTCTTGACGCCAGGCGCTGAAGGAATGAAAGGCGCTATCGCAAAAGCGGAAGAGTTGGCAAAAGAAAAAGATTGGTTCATGCCTCAACAATTCAACAATGAAGCGAATCCTGAAATTCACCGGCTAACAACAGGTCCTGAAATTGCAGATGCGCTAGACCGCGTAGACGCATTTATTTCAGGGATTGGAACGGGTGGTACAATTACTGGTGCTGGAAGCGTGCTAAAAGAACGTTTTCCAGACGTGAAAATTGTTGCCGTTGAACCGACAGATTCTCCTGTTTTGTCAGGCGGGCAACCAGGGCCACATAAAATTCAAGGGATTGGTGCAGGTTTTGTACCGAAAGTACTTAATACGGATATTTACGATGAAATAATTCTTGTATCAAATGATGAATCTTACGAAACAGCAAGACGCGCGGCACGTGAAGAAGGGATTCTCGGCGGGGTTTCCTCAGGAGCTGCTATTTTTGCAGCGCTTCAAGTTGCGAAAAAGCTTGGTAAAGGAAAAAAAGTAGTCGCTATTCTTCCGTCAAATGGCGAACGATACTTAAGTACGCCGCTCTATCAATTTGAAGACCAATAAGTTGCAGGAAGAAGGAGTAAACTTGCTCCTTCTTTTTTTATGCACAAAACGTTAAGATAGGAGTATCAATCGGTACAGGGAGGAAAATAAAACATGACACGACAAGTACCGGCCTTCACGGCTACCCCAATGACAAAAGATCAGTTTTTCACTGCCTACCAACAACTGGCATATGAAAAGCAGGCGCACATCCTTCTGGAAAGTGGACGCGGCGGCAACTTGTCAATTGCTGGTATTAACCCATTAGCTACACTTCGGGCATTAGATGGTCATCGATTAAAAATCACATGGCGTGATGGTGCCGAAGAAATTAAAGAAGGCGACCCACTGGAAGAACTTACTCAATTTGTTGCAGCTTATGAGGTGGATTTCAATCCGGAGCTTCCTGAATTTCAAGGTGGTGTAGCTGGATTTATTAGTTATGACTACGTTCGAAGATATGAAAACATACCAAACGACACGATAGATGTTTTAAAAACACCAGATTTATTCTTTTATTTATTCGACGAGTGGGTAGTGTTTGATATCCATGCAGAAACTGCTTATTTCATTACACTTCCAGGTAGTGGAATAAATCCAGCAAATGTCGAGACAAAATGGGTGGAAGCAGCAAAAACTAAAGTTGAATTCGTGAAAACTGCTACGGAATCATCAGATGAACTTGAAGTATCCGTTACCGGACCACAATTTGAGAAAATGGTTGAAGATGTACAGGAATATATCGCAAAAGGTGAAGTCATTCAAGTAAACCTTTCTGTTAGGCAATCGAAACCATTAACAACCCATCCGCTAGCCATGTATGAAGCGCTACGGTCAGTCAATCCATCTCCGTACATGGCCTCAATGGGTGCTCCTGAGTTTTCGGTTGTATCAAGTTCGCCGGAATTGCTACTGCAAAAACGTGGTAATGAATTAAATACGCGACCAATTGGCGGAACTAGACCTAGAGGCGTCACAGACGAAGAAGATAAAGCCTTCGAAAAAGATCTTTTATCGGATGAAAAAGAAAAAGGCGAACACATCATGCTAGTCGAGTTGGAAAAAGAAGACCTTGAACGAGTCTG
This window of the Sporosarcina sp. 6E9 genome carries:
- a CDS encoding peptidyl-prolyl cis-trans isomerase, which encodes MRFNRGHKEDPEKIGTRRLKAKPLLIVIGILLFSNLLWFIAWKVTDKSWETGEVVATVDGKTIKRETWMAAMEEKIGRETLLELVNNKVMEAAAKKYKIKVSDKEIDLELALIHSLDDQIHMGMTTEQEREKISASMILEKILTKDIVVSDEVIQASYDANADLYNIASAYRTAIIVLASKDEAENALYELNEGSSFNILARERSIDASSASLGGDLGYISEKKDSIDPAVIKTASSLKPNTTSGVISLSDGKFAILHVSDVMKGKTFKLKEVKDHIKRNLAMEQLTETVSMEDFWKEFDTSWFYRE
- a CDS encoding anthranilate synthase component I family protein, with the protein product MTRQVPAFTATPMTKDQFFTAYQQLAYEKQAHILLESGRGGNLSIAGINPLATLRALDGHRLKITWRDGAEEIKEGDPLEELTQFVAAYEVDFNPELPEFQGGVAGFISYDYVRRYENIPNDTIDVLKTPDLFFYLFDEWVVFDIHAETAYFITLPGSGINPANVETKWVEAAKTKVEFVKTATESSDELEVSVTGPQFEKMVEDVQEYIAKGEVIQVNLSVRQSKPLTTHPLAMYEALRSVNPSPYMASMGAPEFSVVSSSPELLLQKRGNELNTRPIGGTRPRGVTDEEDKAFEKDLLSDEKEKGEHIMLVELEKEDLERVCKSKTVETNEFMVVERYSHVMHLVSNVRGVVADDLSNADVVKGVFPGGTITGAPKLRTMEIIEELESERRGLYTGTIGWFGFNGDFELNVVIRTAFIQDGVAHIQAGAGLVADSIPKNEYIESLAKGKALWQAKAMAEK
- the hslO gene encoding Hsp33 family molecular chaperone HslO — its product is MKDYLVKALAFNGTIRAYAVRSTDTISEVQKRHDIWPTTSAALGRSMSAAVMMGAMLKGEDKLTIKIEGDGPIGPMVIDSNAHGEVRGYASNPDVHFELNEMGKLDVKRAVGTSGMLTVVKDLGLREFFTGQVPIVSGEIAEDFTEYFVVSEQVPSAVALGVLVNPDNSIKAAGGFIIQVMPGATDETIGILEERIANMEPISTMIDGGLSPEEVLSSVLGAENVEILDMVDVSFKCNCSKERFGNAIIGLGEKEIREMIAEDGQAEANCHFCLESYVYDKEELEGYIHEIQSRS
- the cysK gene encoding cysteine synthase A translates to MTIVGNSVADLVGKTPLVKMNRMTGAEDADVYLKLEYFNPGSSVKDRIALAMIEEAEKSGELQAGGTIIEPTSGNTGIGLAMIAAAKGYKAVLVMPDTMSTERRNLLRAYGADLVLTPGAEGMKGAIAKAEELAKEKDWFMPQQFNNEANPEIHRLTTGPEIADALDRVDAFISGIGTGGTITGAGSVLKERFPDVKIVAVEPTDSPVLSGGQPGPHKIQGIGAGFVPKVLNTDIYDEIILVSNDESYETARRAAREEGILGGVSSGAAIFAALQVAKKLGKGKKVVAILPSNGERYLSTPLYQFEDQ
- a CDS encoding type III pantothenate kinase, with the protein product MILVMDTGNTNIVLGVYDQGTLKYHWRMETYRQKTEDEYAMQVKSLFTHVGLTFEEINGIIISSVVPPVMFPLEQMCSKYFNIKPLIVGPGIKTGLNIKYENPREVGADRIVNAVAAIEEYGSPLIIVDFGTATTYCYVNESGGYMGGAIAPGIGISMEALFDRASKLPRIELARPDNVVGKNTVAAMQAGIVFGYVGQVEGIVARMKAQSKEEPTVIATGGLADLIASETTIIDVVDNFLTLKGLHLIYQRNV